CTCAAGAACTATTGGTTGAAGCTCGTCGAGTTGCCGCCCGGCAACAGTTTGGCCCATCCGTGACGGCGGCTCCGGTCCGGATCCTGGTCGTCGAGGACGACGCGGATGACTTCCTCATCCTGCGGAAGATCTTCGATGGCTTGAAAAGAGGGACCTACGAATTGGACCGGGTGGAGACCTATGCCTCGGCCTTGAAAAAACTGGAAAGCGGGGGTCATGACCTCTGCCTGTTGGATTTCCGCCTGGAAGGCCGCAATGGCCTTGAACTTCTCCAAGAATTAAGGCGAAAAGGCTCGACCCTGCCGGTCATCTTCCTGACGGGCCTCGGCTCCGGGGATATGGACCTGGAGGCCATGCGGCTGGGGGCCTCGGATTTCCTCCACAAGGACAGGCTCGATCCCGATTCCCTGGAACGGTCGATCCGCTATTCTCTGGAGCGCCGAAAGGCGGAGGAGAACCGCTTCCGTCTCGCCTCGATCGTAGAATCCTCCCACGATGCCATCTACCTGGTCGGCTCCGGGGGCGAGATCCTGAGCTGGAACCCCGGCGCCCAGAGGACATATCGTTATACCCCCGATGAGATCATCGGACGTCCCGTGCTTTCGTTGGTCCCGAAGGAACGGCAGGAGGAATTCGATCGACATCTGCGGGTGACCCGACAAGGGAAAAGCGCGGTCAACCTGCTGGAAACCCACCTGACCAAAAATGGGGGCAAGGCACGCCTTTCGATCTGCCTGTCGCCGGTCCAGGATCCCGGGGGAAAGGCGATGAATGTCTCGGTCATCGCCCGGGACCTGACGGAAAGCGAAAGGTCCCGGCTGACCCAGGAAACGTTGAGGGCCGAACGGGACATCCTGCTGGAGAGGCTCCAGACCTACCTGGAAAAAATGCCCCTGGCCTTCATCCTGACCGACCCCAATTTCAACTATACCTATTGGAACCCCGCCGCCCAGCTCCTGTTCGGATATACCTTCGATGAAGTGGAAGGGAAACAGGGTCTCCTGATCGGGCCGGAGGCCATGGCCGCCTTGGGCGCCGAGATCCGGGAGACGGTCCAAAAAGGGGGTGGCTTGCGGGGAAAGGCGATCACTTGCCGGCGGAAGGGCGGCAAGGAGCTCCTTTGCGAGTGGTACGTTTCCCCCCTTCGGGACGAAGTGGGGCAATTCTCCGGGATGATGTGCATGGCCCTGGATATCACCGATCGGGCGGCCTCGGAGAAGGCCTTAGCGGAGAGCGAGGAAGGATTCCGCAAGATCTTCCAGGAAAGTCCGATCGGCCTGGCGCTCGTGGACCTGGATTCGAAGCTCCTTTTCGCCAACCCGGGCCTTGAACATTTTTTGGGTTATGGAAGCAAGGAACTGGTCGGCCGGCCTTTTGGGGAGTTCACCCACCCGGAGGATAGGGACAAGGACCTCGAACGTTACCGGGAGCTTTCCGAAGGCAGGATCCACAGTTACGAGATGGATAAACGCTATATCCGGAAGGATGGACGGGTGGTCTGGGGACACTTGACGGTGACCCTCATCCGCAACGCGGACGGGAAGTCCCTTTACGCCTTGGGGATGGTCATCGACATCACCGAACGGATCCAGGCGGAAGAAGCCCAGCGGCGGCTGGCTTCCATCCTGGAACAGACCCAGGACGGGGTCGTGGTCTCGGACACCCGGGGGACCATCCTGGACTGGAACCAGGGCGCCGAGAGGATCTATGGCTACAAGGCCCGGGAGATCATCGGCCGTTCCAGCGACATCCTGGAACCTTCGGGAAAAAAAGGCGAGATCGACGAGATGCGCCGAAAGATCATGACGAGTTTGGAGCCCGTCAGTTACGAGACCAACCGGCTCCGCAAGGACGGGCGCCTGATCCATATCGCGGCGACCTTGAGCCCCATGCGGGACATGGAAGGACGGGTCACCGGTTATTCGGCCATCATCCGGGACATCACCGAACAGAAAAAGGCCGAGGAGGTCCGCGCCCAATTGGCGGCCATCCTCCAGCAGACCACGGACGCGGTGGTCGGAACGGACCTGGACGGCAATATCTTCAGTTGGAACCGCGGGGCGGAAAACCTGTTCCAATACAGTTTCGAGGAGGTCCTGGGCCGTCCGGCCACGATCCTCTCTCCCGAGGACCGTAAGCATGAGGCCCAGGAACTGCGGGCCATCGTCCTGGCGGGGGAGAACATCTCCGATTTCGAGACGGTCCGGATGCGCAAGGACGAAAAGACCATGGACGTCTCCATCTCCATGTCCCCCATCCGGGACTCCTCGGGAAAGATGATCGGCGTTTCGGCCATCCACCGCGACATCAGCGAGCGCAAGAAGTCCGAGGAATCCCTGCGCCAACACGAGGAGCAACTACGCCAGATCGAGAAGATGAACGCCATCGGCCGGCTGGCGGGCGGTGTGGCCCACGATTTCAACAACCTGCTTTCGGTCATCGGCGGGAACGCCGAGTTCCTGAAGTCCAGCCTGGACGCCAAGAGCCCCAATCAGGAGGAGGTCGGCGAGATCCAGAAGGCGGTCCAACGGGGGGCCGACCTGGCCAAACAACTGCTGGTCTTCGGCCAGAAACAGGTCTCCCAGCCCCAGCCGGTGAACCTCAACGAGGTCTCGGCGGACATGAAGAAGATGCTCAAGCGCTTGATCGACGCCAATGTGGAGCTGGCCATCATCCAGGACCCGGACCTCCGTCCCATCCTGGCCGATCCGGGCCAGATCCAGCAGATCATCCTGAACCTGGTCATCAACGCCCGGGACGCCATGCCCCAGGGCGGGAACCTCATCCTGGAGACGAAACGGGTGCCGGCGGAAAAACTGGAGGCCGAGGGCCGGCCGACGCTCCCTGTCGGGGATTATGTCCGCTTCGCGGTCACCGACACGGGCACGGGCATGAGTCCCGAGGTCCAGCGGCATATCTTCGAGCCCTTCTTCACCACCAAGGCCAACAAGGGGACGGGGCTGGGGCTGGCCACGGTCTATACCCTGACCCGCAAATGGAGCGGGCATATCTTCGTCCATTCCTCGCCGGGGATCGGGACCACCTTCACCCTTTATTTCCCCGCCATGGTCTCGGTGGAGGGTTTCGAGGAAAAGCCCAAGCAGGCCACCTTGATCCCGGTGGGGAGCGAGACCATCCTCCTGGCGGAGGACGAGGACCAGGTCCGCAAGGTCCTGGTCCGTTCCCTGGAACGCTACGGCTACAAGGTCCTGCCGGCGGCCAACGGGTTGGAGGCCGTGAAGGTGGCCTGGGATCACAAGGGGGACATCGACCTGCTCTTGACCGACACCATCATGCCCAAGATGAACGGCCGGGAATTGATGGTGGAACTCAAGAAGAACCGGCCCAAGGCCAAGGTGATCTTCATTTCCGGCTATCCGAAAGAGGTCCTTTCCCAACAGGGCATATTGGATGCCGGGATCCATCTGATCCAAAAACCATTCGAATTGGAGGACCTGGTCCAGCATATCCGCCGGGTCCTGGACGAGAAATAGGACCGGGGCCGACCTTAGAGCCGTTCCCCTTCGTCGATCCAAAGCCGGATCTCCAGGGGAAAACCCTCGATCTCCATGGTCGCCGCGGACCGGGTGGTCTCTTCGGGCCAATCGGCGGGGATGGATGGGAAGGGATGGATAGGGCCCAGGAAAAAAAGGTGGGGCTTCCAGAAGGAATGGACCAGGTAAAGGCAGAAGAGGGAAACCAGTTCCTCGAAGATGTCCTCTTCCGGATAACGCCCCAGGACGGTGTTCTCCCGGCGCGACCGAAGCCAAAGGGCGAATTCCCGGGTGCTGCGGACCACCAATAAGCCCTTCACCGCTCCCGACAGGGTCACCATCCGCTCCATGGGCAGATAGGCCGGTCCTTCCGCCGGGGTCCCCTTATGAAGGATCCGGCCCACGCCCCAGATCCGCAGG
The genomic region above belongs to bacterium and contains:
- a CDS encoding PAS domain S-box protein, which gives rise to MTAAPVRILVVEDDADDFLILRKIFDGLKRGTYELDRVETYASALKKLESGGHDLCLLDFRLEGRNGLELLQELRRKGSTLPVIFLTGLGSGDMDLEAMRLGASDFLHKDRLDPDSLERSIRYSLERRKAEENRFRLASIVESSHDAIYLVGSGGEILSWNPGAQRTYRYTPDEIIGRPVLSLVPKERQEEFDRHLRVTRQGKSAVNLLETHLTKNGGKARLSICLSPVQDPGGKAMNVSVIARDLTESERSRLTQETLRAERDILLERLQTYLEKMPLAFILTDPNFNYTYWNPAAQLLFGYTFDEVEGKQGLLIGPEAMAALGAEIRETVQKGGGLRGKAITCRRKGGKELLCEWYVSPLRDEVGQFSGMMCMALDITDRAASEKALAESEEGFRKIFQESPIGLALVDLDSKLLFANPGLEHFLGYGSKELVGRPFGEFTHPEDRDKDLERYRELSEGRIHSYEMDKRYIRKDGRVVWGHLTVTLIRNADGKSLYALGMVIDITERIQAEEAQRRLASILEQTQDGVVVSDTRGTILDWNQGAERIYGYKAREIIGRSSDILEPSGKKGEIDEMRRKIMTSLEPVSYETNRLRKDGRLIHIAATLSPMRDMEGRVTGYSAIIRDITEQKKAEEVRAQLAAILQQTTDAVVGTDLDGNIFSWNRGAENLFQYSFEEVLGRPATILSPEDRKHEAQELRAIVLAGENISDFETVRMRKDEKTMDVSISMSPIRDSSGKMIGVSAIHRDISERKKSEESLRQHEEQLRQIEKMNAIGRLAGGVAHDFNNLLSVIGGNAEFLKSSLDAKSPNQEEVGEIQKAVQRGADLAKQLLVFGQKQVSQPQPVNLNEVSADMKKMLKRLIDANVELAIIQDPDLRPILADPGQIQQIILNLVINARDAMPQGGNLILETKRVPAEKLEAEGRPTLPVGDYVRFAVTDTGTGMSPEVQRHIFEPFFTTKANKGTGLGLATVYTLTRKWSGHIFVHSSPGIGTTFTLYFPAMVSVEGFEEKPKQATLIPVGSETILLAEDEDQVRKVLVRSLERYGYKVLPAANGLEAVKVAWDHKGDIDLLLTDTIMPKMNGRELMVELKKNRPKAKVIFISGYPKEVLSQQGILDAGIHLIQKPFELEDLVQHIRRVLDEK